Below is a window of Nitrospinota bacterium DNA.
ACTTGGTGAGAATGCCGAACTGATTCTTGATATGAGAGTAGTTCTTGCCGCGTCGAAACGATCGCAGATCATCGCCTGTAATCCTTTGCCGGCCTCTGAACGCAACGCTCAGCTTCTCAATATGCTCCCTCGTGTCAGGATCGTTTGCCATGACCAAGGCGTCACCATGGCGTTCGTCGAACAGTGTTGCCAGGTCGTGATCGAGCAGGTCGGCGGTGAGGGACAGCGAGGCCTTTTCCTCATTTTCCGCTGCATGGAAAGCCCCTTTGTATTCGGTGAATGGCAGGCCGAACACCTGGAGTATCACCGTGAGGAGCATGAGGATTACTAAAAGCGAGCCGAATGAAATGGTGATTTTAGAACGCAGAGAGCTGGAAATCCCCCCCGCCAGATTGCCGCCGCCGCCGAACATGGACATGATCCTCTCCTGCGCCGCATGGAGAACGGTATAGCTCCACCTGGGATTATTTTATCCGTGAATGGCGGTGAATGATACAAATAATACGGTTAAACGGAAGCTCCGTTATTCCTGGTTGCGCGTGGAGGAGTCCTTCGCGCGGCGGCGGAAATCGTCAAGCAGGTATTTCTGGTCCGGTGTGCAAAGGGTGATGGCCACTCCGGACTTGCCCACCCGCCCAGTCCTGCCGATGCGGTGGACGTAGGTGGAAGGTTCGTCGGGCAGGCGGAAATTTATCACCGTGGAGATGTTGTCCACATGGATGCCCCTCGCCGCCACGTCGGTGGCCACAAGGATGTCCACCTTCCCCTCCTTGAACATCTTCATCACCTTGTCGCGGCGGGCCTGGCGGAAATCGCCGTGGATGGCCTCCACCGAATAATTGGCCCGGCCGAGCTTTTCGGCCACCATGTCCACCTCACGCTTGGTGCGGCAGAACACCAGCGTCTGCCCCTCGCGCTCATGGTCCACGGCGTCCAGCAGCGCGGGCATCCGCTCGCTGTGGTTTATGAAGTGGAATATCTCGTTTATCTTGCCCAAGTCCTCGGCGGTGTCCTTCACCCGCACGATCTTGGGGCTTACCATGTGGTTAAAGGCGATCTGGAGCACCCGGTTGTCTATGGTGGCGGAGAACAGGAAAGTCTGCCTCTGTTCGGGCAGCATCCGCAGTATCTCCTCCACGTCGTCCACGAAACCCATGTCCAGCATCTCGTCCGCCTCGTCGAGCACGGCGGTCTCCACGTAGTCAAGGTTCAATATGCGCCTGTCGTAAAGGTCGAGGATCCGCCCCGGCGTCCCAACCACCACGTGCGCCCCTTTGCGGAGCATCCGCGCCTGGCGTTCTATGGACTTCCCCCCGACAACTTCCACTATGCGGGCCTTTTTAAACTCCCCCAGCTTGCGCATCTCGTCGCGTATCTGGGTGGCAAGCTCCCTGGTGGGCGCCAGTATCAATGCGCGGGGATGTTTGGGTTTGCGGTGTTCCAGCCTTGCAAGCAATGGAACGGCGAAAGCGGCTGTCTTCCCGGTGCCGGTGCGCGCCTGGCCCACCACGTCCAGCCCGCTGAGGGCGTGGGGTATGGTCAATGCCTGCACCGGGGTGGGGGTGACGTAGCCCATTTTCTTAAGCGCCCATTCAAGCTCCCAGCCGAGCTTGAAGTCGGCGAAGCATACCTCCGTGGCGGCGGCGGGCTCTTCTTTCGTGATTTCGTCAGCCGCCATGGTATGGGTGATTGCCCGCAGGCGTATTAATTGTTAAAAGAAGCGGCGAGATGGCCTTGCTCATGTAACAGCTTCAAAGGAGGGGCGGAGGATCAACCGAAACTCCGGAAGACTTTTCTTCGCTTCTTTTCAGCCTCTTTCTGTTTCCTCTTGCGCTTGGCGGAGGGCTTTTCATAGGCTCTGCGTTTCTTCAGTTCTTTCCAGAGGCCGTCTTTTAGCAACTGCCTCTTGAGGGCCTTTAGGGCCTGGTCAACCTGCTGGTTTAGGACTTTAACCTGCAATCTGCGTCTCCATTAAAATAAGCCGGCCATTCCCGGCGTTTAAGTCAGGCGCCAGGCTTTTGCCGCGGCGCCGTTACAATTCGTAAAAATTAGCAATTCTAATGATTTAGCCGGGCAAGGTCAAGCTAAAAAATCCGGATGTTGGAACCGCGCGCGCGCCTCAATTGCCATTCCACGGATTATTAACTATCATATTGGTCAATTTTCAGTTGCGGTAAATCCGGATTCGGCGGCCAAGTTGAAGCAGATAAAGTTCTATTTTATTGCGGCTCTGTTGTTTGTCCTGCTCATAGAGCTGATTTGCCGCGCGATCATTTTCCAGAATCCGTTCATCGGAGTTTCCATCCTGATAAACAGGCTTGACGTGCCGCCTATATACTCAGGAGTCGCCGGAGCCATTGATCCGTCCGTCCCGCTCATCGGCGATCTGCCGCCGAAAACCGATCAATATTCGATAGACAATCCCGAAAGGCCATACCGGATCACTTCAAACAACATCGGAGCAAGGAAGAGCCGCAATATACAGATTCCCAAGCCCGCAAATCTGTACAGGATCTTTTGCGTGGGCGATTCCTTCACCTTCGGCCCATACCTGTCCGGTGACGACACGTATCCGGAACTGCTGGAGCTGATGTTAAACGACGATAAAGCGGCGGAGGTGAAGTATGAGACCGTCAACCTGGGGATGAACGGATACTATTTGAACCAGGAAGCGGACCTGATAATGAACGGGAGCAAGGCGGCCGCGCCTGACCTTGTGATCCTGCAATTGCTCGATAACGACGTCCCCGGATACGCCAACGCACACCAATACCAGTTCCCGCGGATAAAGCATGAGACCGGCCGTTTGCGGAGAATTTATTCTTTTCTGGCCAGGAATGTGGCGGTTGTCAGAATTTTACGAGAGTCGGTGTTTCAGTACATCGTGTGGCGCGAAGGGGCTGTGATCAACCA
It encodes the following:
- a CDS encoding DEAD/DEAH box helicase, encoding MAADEITKEEPAAATEVCFADFKLGWELEWALKKMGYVTPTPVQALTIPHALSGLDVVGQARTGTGKTAAFAVPLLARLEHRKPKHPRALILAPTRELATQIRDEMRKLGEFKKARIVEVVGGKSIERQARMLRKGAHVVVGTPGRILDLYDRRILNLDYVETAVLDEADEMLDMGFVDDVEEILRMLPEQRQTFLFSATIDNRVLQIAFNHMVSPKIVRVKDTAEDLGKINEIFHFINHSERMPALLDAVDHEREGQTLVFCRTKREVDMVAEKLGRANYSVEAIHGDFRQARRDKVMKMFKEGKVDILVATDVAARGIHVDNISTVINFRLPDEPSTYVHRIGRTGRVGKSGVAITLCTPDQKYLLDDFRRRAKDSSTRNQE
- the rpsU gene encoding 30S ribosomal protein S21, with protein sequence MQVKVLNQQVDQALKALKRQLLKDGLWKELKKRRAYEKPSAKRKRKQKEAEKKRRKVFRSFG